Proteins co-encoded in one Hypanus sabinus isolate sHypSab1 chromosome 6, sHypSab1.hap1, whole genome shotgun sequence genomic window:
- the higd1a gene encoding HIG1 domain family member 1A, mitochondrial: protein MSSSDVSLLPTLGQEDDQTSKLIRKSKESPFVPIGIAGFASVVAYGLFKLKARGNKKMSVHLIHMRVAAQGCVVGAMTLGVLYSMFKEHFAKPREEKNAFLHK from the exons ATGTCTTCAAGTGATGTGAGTTTGCTGCCAACACTTGGCCAAGAGGATGACCAAACCTCTAAACTTATTCGAAAATCCAAAGAGTCCCCTTTTGTTCCTATTG GTATTGCTGGTTTTGCATCAGTGGTGGCCTATGGACTCTTCAAACTGAAGGCTCGGGGGAACAAAAAAATGTCGGTGCATCTAATCCACATGCGTGTGGCAGCCCAAGGATGTGTGGTGGGAGCAATGACTTTGG GAGTTCTTTACTCGATGTTCAAAGAACATTTTGCGAAACCCAGAGAAGAGAAGAATGCTTTCCTTCACAAATGA